The window ATTCCGGCAAGTCCACCACAACCGGCCACCTGATCTACAAATGTGGTGGAATCGACAAGCGAACCAtcgaaaagtttgagaaggaggCTGCTGAGATGGGAAAGGGCTCCTTCAAGTACGCCTGGGTCTTAGACAAACTGAAAGCTGAGCGTGAGCGTGGTATCACTATTGACATCTCCCTGTGGAAATTCGAGACCAGCAAATACTATGTGACCATCATTGATGCCCCAGGACACAGAGACTTCATCAAAAACATGATTACAGGCACATCCCAGGCTGACTGTGCTGTCCTGATTGTTGCTGCTGGTGTTGGTGAATTTGAAGCTGGTATCTCCAAGAACGGGCAGACCCGCGAGCATGCTCTTCTGGCTTACACCCTGGGTGTGAAACAGCTGATTG of the Ailuropoda melanoleuca isolate Jingjing unplaced genomic scaffold, ASM200744v2 unplaced-scaffold45232, whole genome shotgun sequence genome contains:
- the LOC117799211 gene encoding elongation factor 1-alpha 1-like, producing MGKEKTHINIVVIGHVDSGKSTTTGHLIYKCGGIDKRTIEKFEKEAAEMGKGSFKYAWVLDKLKAERERGITIDISLWKFETSKYYVTIIDAPGHRDFIKNMITGTSQADCAVLIVAAGVGEFEAGISKNGQTREHALLAYTLGVKQLIVGVNKMDSTEPPYSQKRYEEIVKEVSTYIKKIGYNPDTVAFVP